One Nitrosomonas sp. PY1 DNA window includes the following coding sequences:
- a CDS encoding NAD(P)/FAD-dependent oxidoreductase, with product MALLPFNIAKQKKIKVVIIGGGYAGMATLITLARYASDTSITIIDPRDQHVKTTHLHETFRYPLEDILVPFHDIENRFGCRHIKASIDFTCQDLHRFQEDRRLIVDGEVFDFDYLVVTVGCRDRVVEESHEKLLLKDFEATPGSELITKILNSSNQSNPSISVVGGGATGIQFLFELRFFLNRINSETTLNLVHSKGRVLELFPASFNDYVQSRMQDLEINFYPNCYFYQQQSGQIQLTNRLTEKRFALPSIASLVFLGKEMQNNLSANAFGQVIVNHQVLPNVFTAGDYSNYESIGSNARTAQAAVRKGKLTARNILRHAGFPGLLEPYVHQDLGSVVNLGAHDAVGWLGTRSNLVTGISALAIKEIVEAQYDLMLSGVDTYLV from the coding sequence GTGGCTCTGTTGCCATTTAACATAGCAAAGCAAAAAAAAATCAAAGTAGTGATTATTGGTGGAGGATATGCCGGTATGGCCACGTTAATAACGCTTGCGCGTTATGCATCGGATACCAGTATCACCATCATTGATCCAAGAGATCAACACGTCAAAACGACTCATCTGCATGAGACATTTCGTTATCCATTAGAAGATATTCTGGTGCCTTTTCATGACATAGAAAACCGTTTTGGTTGTCGTCATATCAAAGCGTCGATTGATTTCACATGCCAAGATTTACATCGTTTCCAGGAGGATAGACGACTTATTGTTGACGGAGAGGTCTTTGATTTTGATTATCTTGTCGTTACAGTAGGTTGCCGAGATCGAGTGGTGGAGGAATCGCATGAGAAATTATTGTTAAAAGATTTTGAGGCAACACCTGGATCAGAGCTGATTACTAAAATATTGAATAGCAGTAATCAATCGAATCCATCGATTTCAGTCGTGGGTGGCGGTGCGACAGGTATACAGTTTTTATTTGAATTGAGATTTTTTCTTAATAGAATTAATAGCGAAACAACACTGAATTTGGTGCATTCCAAGGGACGTGTGCTAGAGTTATTCCCTGCTAGTTTTAATGATTATGTTCAGTCTCGCATGCAAGACCTGGAAATTAACTTTTATCCAAATTGCTATTTTTATCAGCAACAATCCGGTCAGATTCAATTAACGAATAGACTCACGGAAAAACGATTTGCATTGCCATCGATAGCATCCTTGGTGTTCTTAGGTAAAGAAATGCAAAATAATCTGTCGGCAAATGCATTTGGGCAGGTAATCGTTAATCATCAAGTATTACCAAATGTTTTTACGGCAGGTGACTATTCTAACTATGAATCGATTGGAAGCAATGCGCGTACTGCACAAGCTGCGGTGCGAAAAGGTAAATTGACTGCTCGTAATATATTGCGGCATGCTGGCTTTCCTGGATTACTTGAGCCATATGTACATCAAGATTTAGGGAGCGTCGTTAATTTGGGTGCGCATGATGCGGTAGGTTGGCTTGGAACTAGAAGTAATTTAGTGACGGGAATCTCGGCTTTAGCAATTAAAGAGATTGTTGAAGCACAATACGATTTAATGTTGTCTGGCGTTGATACCTATCTGGTTTAA
- the gluQRS gene encoding tRNA glutamyl-Q(34) synthetase GluQRS translates to MGNRVKIAKSAYCGRFAPSPTGPLHFGSLVAAVGSYLDAKFNDGQWIVRIEDLDRQREIKGAASRILHTLEALGMEWDGQVVYQSQRLTYYQAALDELNQRDLIYPCVCSRKEIADSSIVGINGPIYPGTCGEGPMFVKDAHALRVRTHHKPIVFKDFLRGLCMQNLKQEIGDFILRRADGFFSYQLAVVVDDAQQGITHVVRGADLLDSTPRQIFLQQLLGYDTPYYMHLPVVINSVGEKLSKQTRAPAIELSCALMYLVQAIRFLGQNPPAEIVQGDIASFWQWAKKNWRIQQIPRDSARGINSCA, encoded by the coding sequence TTGGGAAATAGAGTTAAGATCGCTAAATCCGCATACTGCGGGCGATTTGCGCCTTCACCTACGGGGCCTCTACATTTTGGATCGTTGGTTGCGGCGGTGGGGAGTTATCTGGATGCGAAGTTTAATGATGGCCAATGGATCGTAAGAATTGAAGATTTGGATCGGCAACGTGAAATTAAAGGAGCGGCAAGTCGCATATTGCATACACTGGAGGCATTAGGAATGGAATGGGATGGTCAAGTCGTTTACCAAAGTCAGCGTTTAACGTACTATCAAGCGGCATTGGATGAATTAAATCAACGAGATCTAATCTATCCTTGTGTATGCTCAAGAAAAGAAATCGCGGACTCTAGCATTGTCGGTATCAATGGCCCCATTTATCCAGGTACTTGCGGTGAGGGACCGATGTTCGTCAAAGATGCGCATGCTTTACGAGTTCGAACACATCATAAGCCAATTGTATTCAAAGATTTCTTGCGAGGACTATGCATGCAAAATCTCAAGCAGGAAATTGGCGATTTTATTTTACGTCGCGCAGATGGTTTTTTTTCGTATCAATTGGCTGTGGTTGTCGATGATGCGCAACAGGGTATTACGCATGTAGTACGTGGTGCTGATTTGCTCGATTCTACGCCACGCCAGATTTTCCTGCAGCAGTTGCTGGGCTATGATACTCCTTACTATATGCATTTGCCCGTAGTAATCAATTCAGTGGGTGAGAAATTGAGTAAACAAACTCGCGCGCCAGCAATCGAGTTATCTTGCGCATTAATGTATTTAGTTCAAGCAATACGGTTCCTTGGACAAAATCCTCCAGCGGAAATTGTGCAAGGTGATATTGCTTCATTCTGGCAATGGGCGAAGAAAAATTGGCGAATACAGCAGATTCCTCGGGATTCTGCGCGAGGAATCAATAGTTGTGCTTGA
- a CDS encoding HAD family phosphatase, with protein sequence MNLALFDLDNTLIAGDSDFQWAQFLITKKALDRELHEAKNIEFYEQYKAGTLDIHEFLDFQLKPLARHPRAQLEAWRSEFVQKKIAPIIAPGARPLIERHQLDGDLCIIITATNSFVTTPIAQLLGIDHLIATEPEQKEGEFTGRITGTPSFREGKIERLEEWLDKHNLTWLSFLRSWFYSDSLNDLPLMSKVTHPVAVDPDVTLKNHAERNNWPVISLR encoded by the coding sequence ATGAATTTAGCATTATTTGATTTGGATAACACACTTATTGCAGGCGATAGTGATTTTCAATGGGCACAATTTCTAATTACAAAAAAAGCACTCGATCGCGAGTTACACGAAGCTAAGAATATCGAGTTTTACGAGCAGTACAAAGCCGGCACATTAGATATCCATGAATTTCTAGACTTTCAACTCAAACCACTGGCACGTCATCCACGCGCTCAACTGGAAGCTTGGCGCAGCGAATTCGTTCAGAAAAAAATTGCACCGATTATTGCTCCCGGCGCCCGCCCTTTGATCGAAAGACATCAGTTAGATGGCGATCTGTGCATTATCATTACCGCTACTAACAGCTTTGTTACTACACCAATTGCACAACTATTGGGAATCGATCATCTGATTGCAACCGAACCGGAGCAGAAAGAAGGCGAATTCACGGGCAGGATCACAGGCACACCCTCGTTTCGGGAAGGTAAAATCGAACGACTGGAGGAGTGGCTCGACAAGCACAATTTAACATGGCTGTCGTTTTTGCGTAGTTGGTTCTATAGCGATTCCCTCAACGATTTGCCACTCATGAGTAAAGTCACCCATCCAGTCGCAGTGGACCCCGATGTCACACTCAAAAACCATGCGGAAAGAAACAATTGGCCGGTCATCAGCTTACGCTAG
- the lysS gene encoding lysine--tRNA ligase produces the protein MTQEDSSLVIQDENQIIAERRAKLAELRGVGNAFPNTFRREHLAAQLHHQFDDHAKEQLEVEEVAVKVAGRMTLKRVMGKASFATIQDMSGRIQLYISDDHTGAGAHLVFKQHDLGDILGAQGVLFKTKTGELSIRVTRLELLTKSLRPLPEKFHGLTDQEQKYRQRYLDLITNEAARKTFTTRSKVIQVIREFLVAREYLEVETPMMHSIPGGASARPFVTHHNALDMELYLRIAPELYLKRLVVGGMEKVFEINRNFRNEGISTRHNPEFTMLEFYEAYQDFTYLMDLTEQMFADVAQKVLGTQQITYQGRAIDLSKPFLRLTITQAIQKFHPSYTDTQLYDRGFLIDTLESLGVHYNSNDGIGGLQLSLFDETTEHLLFEPTFIVDYPAEVSPLARRNDNNADITDRFELYIAGREIANGFSELNDPEDQAARFLEQVKAKDAGDIEAMHYDSDYIRALEYGLPPTAGEGIGIDRLVMLLTDNPSIRDVILFPQLRREDG, from the coding sequence ATGACTCAAGAAGATTCTTCACTCGTTATTCAAGACGAGAATCAAATTATCGCAGAGCGGCGTGCTAAATTGGCTGAGCTACGCGGAGTAGGCAATGCTTTTCCGAACACTTTTCGACGTGAGCATTTAGCCGCTCAATTGCATCATCAATTTGATGATCATGCCAAGGAGCAGCTCGAAGTAGAAGAGGTTGCGGTTAAAGTAGCGGGGCGCATGACACTCAAGCGAGTGATGGGAAAAGCCAGCTTTGCAACGATCCAAGATATGAGCGGTCGGATTCAATTGTATATCTCAGATGATCATACCGGCGCAGGTGCGCATTTGGTTTTTAAGCAGCATGATTTGGGTGATATCTTAGGTGCGCAAGGGGTTTTATTTAAAACCAAAACCGGGGAATTGTCGATTCGTGTGACGCGCCTGGAACTTCTGACAAAATCATTGCGTCCATTACCGGAAAAATTTCACGGCTTGACCGATCAAGAGCAAAAGTACCGCCAGCGGTATCTGGATTTGATTACCAATGAAGCAGCGCGTAAAACTTTCACGACGCGATCAAAAGTGATTCAAGTGATTCGTGAATTCTTGGTTGCTCGTGAATACCTGGAAGTCGAGACACCAATGATGCATTCAATTCCGGGTGGTGCTTCAGCACGACCTTTTGTCACGCACCATAATGCCCTAGACATGGAGCTTTACTTGCGTATTGCACCTGAGTTGTATTTGAAGCGCTTGGTAGTAGGCGGTATGGAGAAAGTGTTTGAGATCAACCGCAATTTTCGTAATGAAGGTATTTCTACTCGGCATAATCCAGAATTTACAATGCTGGAATTCTATGAGGCCTATCAGGATTTTACTTACTTAATGGATTTAACCGAACAAATGTTTGCGGATGTTGCCCAGAAAGTCCTGGGTACTCAGCAAATTACTTATCAGGGAAGAGCCATCGATTTGTCAAAACCTTTTTTGCGGTTGACAATCACGCAGGCGATTCAGAAGTTTCATCCGAGTTATACCGATACGCAGCTTTATGATCGAGGTTTTTTGATTGATACATTGGAATCGCTCGGTGTTCATTACAATAGCAACGATGGTATTGGTGGGTTGCAATTGTCATTGTTTGATGAGACTACCGAACATTTGTTGTTTGAACCAACGTTTATTGTTGATTATCCGGCAGAAGTATCGCCATTAGCGAGACGTAATGATAACAATGCAGATATTACTGATCGTTTTGAACTATATATTGCCGGACGTGAAATTGCCAATGGTTTTTCCGAGTTGAACGATCCAGAGGATCAGGCTGCGCGTTTTCTGGAACAAGTGAAAGCTAAAGATGCTGGTGATATTGAAGCGATGCACTATGATTCTGATTACATTCGTGCGCTGGAATATGGTTTGCCGCCAACAGCGGGAGAGGGTATTGGCATTGACCGTTTAGTAATGCTGTTGACGGATAATCCGAGCATTCGTGATGTCATTTTGTTCCCACAGTTACGGCGTGAGGATGGATGA
- a CDS encoding AI-2E family transporter, which translates to MENNTHTDNLNYLWWLLLSCVAASLIYLLSPILTPFLFAAVIAYICNPIVTYLANKKLSRTVGTILVLIMLTGLLAALVFIMIPLIQKETSRFFDKAPAYLDIIKTNIIPLIETKLDVNLELDMIALKEAFSEHWKSAGNFAAKIIPSLTVGGMAIVEFLVNLLLIPVVLFYMLRDWDQLIKLIDEMIPRYWHEKISMLAFETDAILAEFLRGQLAVIVLMSFFYITGLWLVGLEFSLPIGLVAGILVFVPYLGMIVGLTLAILAALMQFHDWTGIIYVGSVFAVGQLLEGMLITPWLIGDRIGLHPVMVIFALLAFGQLFGFFGILLALPVSAVLLVWLRHLHQHYLESELYSDNKQD; encoded by the coding sequence ATGGAAAATAATACACATACAGATAATTTAAATTACCTTTGGTGGTTACTCCTCTCGTGTGTAGCCGCTAGCTTGATCTATCTGCTCAGTCCGATTTTGACTCCCTTTTTATTTGCTGCTGTGATTGCTTACATCTGCAATCCAATCGTCACCTACTTAGCCAATAAAAAACTTTCCCGCACGGTCGGCACGATACTCGTCTTGATTATGTTGACGGGATTACTTGCAGCATTGGTGTTCATCATGATCCCGCTGATACAAAAAGAAACCAGTCGTTTCTTCGATAAGGCACCCGCCTATCTCGATATCATTAAAACTAATATTATCCCTTTGATCGAGACCAAGTTGGATGTAAATTTAGAACTCGACATGATTGCGCTAAAAGAGGCTTTTTCCGAGCACTGGAAAAGCGCAGGTAATTTTGCGGCAAAAATTATACCGTCATTGACTGTTGGCGGTATGGCAATTGTGGAATTCTTAGTTAATTTACTGCTGATTCCTGTTGTTTTATTTTATATGCTGCGGGATTGGGATCAATTAATAAAACTGATCGATGAAATGATTCCTCGATATTGGCATGAAAAGATTTCCATGTTGGCATTTGAAACCGATGCCATACTGGCAGAATTTTTACGCGGTCAACTCGCGGTAATCGTGTTAATGAGTTTTTTTTATATCACCGGCTTATGGCTGGTTGGATTAGAATTTTCTCTGCCGATAGGCTTGGTGGCTGGTATTTTAGTATTTGTACCCTACCTCGGTATGATTGTCGGTTTAACGCTAGCAATCCTTGCCGCCTTGATGCAGTTCCATGATTGGACTGGGATTATTTATGTAGGGTCTGTATTTGCTGTCGGTCAATTACTGGAAGGTATGCTCATTACACCTTGGCTAATAGGTGACCGTATCGGATTACATCCAGTCATGGTTATCTTCGCCTTACTAGCATTTGGTCAATTATTTGGTTTCTTTGGAATTTTATTAGCTTTACCAGTCAGTGCAGTGCTATTGGTATGGCTGCGTCACTTGCATCAACACTATCTGGAAAGTGAATTATATTCCGATAATAAACAAGACTAA
- the hda gene encoding DnaA regulatory inactivator Hda, with protein MSSVRADFSKQLLLDIHASFVPTLNNFLPGRNIELLQLLKNVLLRHEKERFIYLWGNPGCGKSHLLRAMITESASTGQNAVFFSADKQHDFLTSIDIDCIAIDNIDALNTPGQAELFKLYNQLRDESEAIFLASGSVAPKYLDMRQDLVTRLGWGLVYQIHDLNEEEKIRALKKHAANSGFNLSQDVCLYLLRHGKRDLSSLMMIIDALDRYSLANQRHITVPLLRELLQVSS; from the coding sequence ATGAGTTCCGTGCGCGCTGATTTTAGTAAGCAATTATTATTGGATATCCATGCTTCATTTGTGCCCACGCTGAACAATTTTTTACCCGGACGCAATATTGAGTTACTGCAATTACTTAAAAACGTTCTTTTACGGCACGAAAAAGAACGTTTCATTTATTTATGGGGCAATCCTGGGTGCGGCAAAAGCCATTTATTGCGAGCCATGATTACTGAATCTGCCTCTACCGGTCAAAATGCCGTGTTCTTTTCTGCCGACAAACAACATGATTTCTTAACATCGATCGACATCGATTGTATAGCTATTGACAATATCGACGCATTGAATACTCCCGGTCAAGCAGAATTATTTAAACTGTATAACCAACTACGTGACGAGAGCGAAGCTATATTCTTAGCAAGCGGTTCCGTCGCTCCAAAATATTTGGATATGCGGCAAGACTTGGTAACGCGCCTAGGATGGGGATTAGTTTATCAAATACACGATCTGAATGAAGAAGAAAAAATACGTGCACTGAAAAAGCACGCTGCCAATAGCGGCTTTAATTTATCACAAGACGTTTGCCTATACTTATTGCGGCATGGCAAACGTGATCTATCGTCGCTAATGATGATTATTGATGCATTGGATCGTTACTCGCTTGCGAACCAACGCCATATTACAGTTCCTTTATTACGAGAATTATTACAGGTATCTTCATGA
- a CDS encoding aspartate aminotransferase family protein, with protein MSFSIASLLSQHRSDKFDLHDRYLNAQMVRVLKTIGYDRNYQRAVGQYLYDEHGNEYLDLLSGFGVYAFGRNHPTMISALKEVLTLEMPDLVQLDASILSGLLAQEILTTTPDNLSRVFFCNSGTEAVEASIKFARYATKRNRIICCDHAYHGLTMGALSLNGEQIFRDGFGPLLLDCGSVPFNDLAALEKALCNKDVAAFIVEPVQGKGVNIPDDNYLPEVERLCKQYGTLFVADEIQTGIGRTGKFWAIEHWQVKPDMICMAKALSGGFVPVGAVAMTQKIMDSVFNRMDRAVVHGSTFSKNNMAMAAGLASLEIIKTQKLVENSARIGSEIVNRLNVVKGQFEFFKEARGKGSMIAVEFKSPSSLSLKAAWMMLETANKGLFCQMITIPLFKEHRILTQVAGHGMNVVKLLPPLILQQRDLDHIIAAFNKTIADTHQIPGSIWELGKNLATHALKAKAG; from the coding sequence ATGTCTTTCAGTATAGCCAGTCTATTATCACAACATCGTTCCGATAAATTTGACTTGCATGATCGGTATTTAAATGCCCAAATGGTTAGAGTTCTCAAAACCATTGGCTACGATCGCAATTATCAGCGCGCTGTTGGCCAATATCTATATGACGAGCACGGTAATGAATACCTCGATCTATTAAGCGGTTTCGGTGTTTATGCATTTGGACGTAACCATCCGACGATGATTAGTGCGCTCAAGGAAGTACTGACTTTAGAAATGCCGGATCTGGTGCAACTTGATGCATCCATTCTAAGCGGCTTACTGGCACAAGAAATATTGACCACCACGCCTGATAATTTATCGCGTGTTTTCTTTTGTAATTCCGGAACAGAAGCAGTCGAAGCATCCATAAAATTTGCTCGCTACGCAACCAAACGTAACCGCATCATCTGTTGCGATCATGCCTACCACGGTTTAACAATGGGGGCATTGTCGCTGAATGGTGAGCAGATCTTTCGGGATGGTTTTGGTCCACTGTTACTCGACTGTGGCTCTGTACCCTTTAATGATCTTGCCGCTTTAGAAAAAGCATTGTGCAATAAGGATGTAGCCGCTTTTATCGTGGAGCCAGTGCAAGGTAAAGGAGTAAATATTCCTGATGACAATTATCTACCCGAAGTAGAACGGCTATGTAAACAATACGGCACACTATTCGTCGCCGATGAGATACAAACCGGCATCGGACGTACTGGAAAATTCTGGGCGATCGAGCACTGGCAAGTCAAACCTGACATGATTTGCATGGCAAAAGCATTATCAGGCGGCTTTGTACCGGTTGGTGCGGTCGCCATGACGCAGAAAATTATGGACAGTGTATTTAATCGCATGGATCGCGCGGTGGTTCATGGTTCGACTTTCTCAAAAAACAACATGGCGATGGCAGCCGGTTTAGCCAGTTTGGAGATTATCAAAACCCAAAAATTGGTAGAAAATAGTGCCAGAATCGGCTCGGAAATCGTCAATCGCTTAAATGTCGTAAAAGGACAATTTGAATTTTTTAAAGAAGCCCGAGGAAAAGGCTCTATGATCGCAGTCGAATTTAAATCCCCTAGTAGCTTATCTCTAAAAGCTGCTTGGATGATGCTCGAAACTGCAAACAAAGGATTGTTCTGTCAGATGATTACTATTCCTTTGTTTAAAGAACACCGAATCTTGACGCAAGTAGCCGGACATGGCATGAATGTAGTTAAGCTGCTCCCACCGTTGATACTGCAACAAAGAGACCTGGATCACATCATCGCTGCATTCAACAAAACGATTGCCGATACCCATCAAATTCCTGGCTCCATTTGGGAATTAGGCAAAAATCTTGCTACCCATGCATTAAAAGCTAAAGCGGGCTAG
- a CDS encoding porin: MKKKLISLAVAGALATPMVASAQGTNVTLFGSVQAEYATVNKDGQSSQALIGDETGRSKFGAQITEELGGGLKAKARVEYGFSTGSGALGIARERWVGLANDQWGEMKLGRVQSPFKDFAGGMTIDPFAYTTLQASGSGGLMTASANGLGSGASSFVNSAARYDSPRVEGFSMAAILMPGDANRLDPSNFYPATSSQGGSQSNSGGEDGEWDFQVAGKYDAKIQDHDFGVFGGYSRDNISKRQQATLGTTSNEHVWRGGAFWSFRNFRLGGQYERVTNAIGAATCSNQAALGNPATGLGDTYGQCNSAMHLGGNGQLWFVGGQYDWGNTSLVAQGGMSQANSTTNLAPGAVGDLAKREFSQFTVGLIHNLSKRSSLFGGYQRGMVDDKAGNSTSLFRDSNTYTVGMRHNF, encoded by the coding sequence ATGAAGAAGAAACTTATCTCATTGGCGGTAGCTGGCGCACTGGCAACTCCAATGGTTGCATCGGCTCAAGGCACCAATGTAACATTATTTGGTAGTGTGCAAGCTGAATATGCGACAGTCAATAAAGATGGACAAAGTAGTCAAGCACTAATTGGAGACGAGACAGGCCGTTCAAAATTTGGTGCTCAAATCACTGAGGAATTGGGCGGTGGATTGAAAGCCAAAGCGCGCGTTGAATATGGTTTTAGTACGGGTAGCGGTGCATTGGGTATTGCTCGTGAACGTTGGGTTGGATTAGCTAATGATCAATGGGGTGAAATGAAATTGGGTCGCGTTCAATCACCTTTTAAAGATTTCGCGGGTGGTATGACTATTGATCCATTTGCGTACACAACACTGCAAGCATCTGGTAGTGGTGGACTGATGACGGCTTCAGCGAATGGTTTGGGTTCTGGTGCAAGCAGTTTTGTTAATAGCGCGGCTCGTTATGATTCACCACGCGTTGAAGGTTTTAGTATGGCGGCAATTTTGATGCCTGGTGATGCAAATCGTTTGGATCCTTCCAATTTTTATCCGGCTACCAGCTCGCAGGGCGGTAGTCAATCTAATTCAGGTGGTGAGGATGGCGAATGGGATTTTCAGGTGGCCGGTAAATACGATGCTAAAATACAAGATCACGATTTTGGCGTCTTCGGTGGCTATTCGCGTGATAACATTAGTAAACGGCAACAGGCTACTTTAGGTACGACCAGTAATGAACATGTATGGCGTGGCGGTGCATTTTGGAGCTTCCGGAATTTTAGACTGGGTGGGCAATATGAACGTGTAACCAATGCAATTGGTGCGGCAACTTGCTCTAATCAAGCAGCTTTGGGAAATCCGGCAACGGGTTTAGGAGATACCTATGGCCAATGTAATTCTGCCATGCACTTAGGTGGTAATGGACAGTTGTGGTTCGTCGGTGGTCAATACGATTGGGGTAATACCAGTTTGGTTGCACAAGGTGGTATGTCGCAAGCAAACTCAACCACGAATTTAGCTCCAGGAGCGGTTGGTGATTTAGCAAAACGTGAATTTAGTCAATTTACCGTTGGCTTAATCCATAATCTGAGCAAACGCTCAAGCTTGTTCGGTGGTTATCAACGCGGTATGGTTGATGATAAGGCCGGTAATAGTACTAGTTTGTTTAGAGACAGCAACACCTACACAGTAGGTATGCGTCACAATTTCTAA
- a CDS encoding DUF6279 family lipoprotein — MPNIHRTIVLLALLLLLNSCSLMRLGYNNGPQLAWWWIDSYLDFNREQTPRVKQAIHNWFSWHRVTQLPEYADWLASVRSQIDGSLTSTQVCSWSEQLQHMLTPAFNQAALLAAPLVPQLTASQLHHLEQRFSKSNSELRDNFLQPDLNERKQASIKRTTKRVENLYGDLDRRQQHLIAVSIENSPFNPEAWMIERQRRQQDTLRTLRQFINEKNASTEEIADSLQKIIEHTHRSNNPEYRAYQLELTEYICDFIARMHNLTAPIQRRHASDKLKDWEMDMRTLTAENPINPTKQLQ; from the coding sequence ATGCCGAATATCCATCGAACAATAGTGTTACTTGCTTTGTTATTGCTACTAAACAGTTGTAGTTTGATGCGATTGGGGTACAACAACGGACCACAGTTAGCTTGGTGGTGGATTGATAGCTATCTTGATTTTAACCGAGAGCAAACACCGCGTGTCAAGCAAGCAATCCACAATTGGTTTAGCTGGCATCGCGTGACTCAATTACCCGAATATGCCGACTGGCTAGCTTCTGTACGCAGTCAAATCGACGGTTCATTGACATCAACCCAAGTTTGCAGTTGGTCGGAGCAACTACAACACATGCTCACACCCGCCTTCAACCAAGCCGCTCTACTTGCAGCTCCGCTGGTTCCGCAATTAACAGCTTCTCAATTACACCACCTCGAACAACGCTTCAGTAAAAGTAATAGCGAGCTCAGAGACAATTTTCTACAACCCGACCTGAATGAACGCAAACAAGCATCCATCAAGCGAACTACTAAACGTGTCGAAAATCTGTATGGCGACCTCGATAGACGACAGCAACATTTGATCGCTGTCAGCATTGAAAATTCACCGTTCAATCCCGAAGCCTGGATGATTGAGCGCCAGCGTCGACAACAAGATACCTTACGAACACTGCGTCAATTCATCAATGAGAAAAATGCTTCTACTGAGGAAATAGCTGATTCATTACAGAAAATCATTGAACACACTCATCGCTCGAATAATCCTGAATATCGTGCTTATCAATTAGAATTAACTGAATATATCTGCGATTTTATCGCTCGCATGCATAACCTTACCGCGCCAATCCAACGCCGTCATGCTAGTGACAAGCTAAAAGACTGGGAAATGGATATGCGCACGTTGACTGCTGAAAACCCTATCAACCCTACAAAACAATTACAGTAG